A segment of the Halalkalicoccus subterraneus genome:
GCGCAGCCCCCAGTCGGTTTGCCACTGCATGTACCCACGATACGGTCCCGAACGTCTAAAGCGTTGAGTATTTCTCGCACGACACGAGACGGATCCAGTCCTGCTGGTCGAGTAGCGCGACGCTTAACCGACCGGATCGGGTAGATCGGGTATGAGCCGATCCGCCTTCTGCCCTCGCTGTGGCGACCCTGTCGAGGGCGGCGAGCGTCCGGACCTGCCGGGCGCGCCCGCCGCCGGCGAGACGGGACTCTGTGATGTCTGTTACTTCGAGGACTTCGAACTCGTTTCCGCCCCCGAGAAGATGACGATCCGAGTCTGTGCACGTTGTGGCGCCGTCCACCGTGGGAACCGCTGGGTCGACGTCGGCGCCGAGGACTACACCGACGTGGCGATCGACGCCGTCACCGAGTCGCTCGGCGTGCACCTCGATGCCGAGGAGGTCGCCTGGCAGGTCGAACCCGAACAAGTGGATCAAAACACGATCCGGATGCACTGCCTTTTCACGGGCGTGGTCCGCGAGGAGATACTCGAAGAGCAGGTGGTCGTTCCGGTGTCGATCTCCCGGGAGACCTGCACGCGCTGTGGCCGGATCGCCGGCAGCTACTACGCCAGCGTCGTCCAGTTGCGTGCGCGGGACCGGACGCCGACGAGCGAGGAACGCGAGGCCGCAAAGGAGATCTCCCACGCCGTGGTCGAGGAGATGGAGGAAACGGGCGACCGGGACGCCTTCGTCACCGAGATCACCGACACCGACGATGGGGTCGACGTGAAGGTCTCGACGACCAACATCGGCAAGAAGATCTCCCAGCGGCTGGTCAACCGCTTCGGCGGCTCTTTCAGCGATTCGGAGACGCTCGTCACCGAGGACGAGGACGGCAACGAAGTGTACAGGGTGACCTACGCGGTCCGTCTGCCGCCGTTTACCAGTGGGGACGTCATCGACCCCGAGGACGGGAACGGGCCGGTGGTCGTCCGCAGCGCCCGGGGCACGGTCAAGGGCCGCCGGCTCGCAACAGGCGGGCGCTACGAGTCGAGTTTCGAGGAGGGTGACTCCCCCGATGCCCGGCGACTCGGCCGGGTCGAGGACGCCCAGCAGACGACGCTCGTCGCGGTCGAGGACGAGCGGGCAGTCCAGGTGCTCGACCCCGAGACCTACGAGTCGAAGACCATCCCCCGGCCGAATTTCCTCGACGCCGAGTCGGGGACCATCCCGGTACTGAAGAGCCGCGCCGGTCTGCACGCCGTCCCCGAGGACGGCTCGGAATGAGCGACGACGACCCGCTCGCGGCGATCGTCCCCAAACCCGACGGCGAACGGACGATCGACGCACTCCGCGAGGAGGGCGTCTACGACGACTCCCGAAAGGTCCGCGAGGCGGGCGGGGACGCGCTCGCGCTACCCGTCACCGCACCACCGACCGAAACCGCGGTACGGGAGGTGATCCGCCAGCCGAACCCCGAACCCCGCACGCACGGACTGGAGGAGATGCTATCTGAGCGGGGCTGGGACGACGGGGAACTCGAACGCGTGCCCAGCTCGTGGGCGGTGATCGGAACCGTGATCCTCGCGCGTTTCGAGGAGGACTGTCCGCGCGAAGGAGAGGTCGGCGAGGCGCTGTTGGAGCTACACGGCAGTGCGGACACCGTCCTCGCTCGCGAGGGAATCGACGGCACGCACCGCGAGCCATCGGTCCGGATCGTGGCCGGTGCGGGCGACACCGAAACGGTCCACACCGAACACGGGACGAGGTACGCACTCGACCTCGCGCGGGTGATGTTCTCGCCGGGCAACAAGCGGGAACGCGCCCGGATGGGCGAGGTCGTGGAGGAAGGCGAGCGCGTGCTGGACATGTTCGCCGGGATCGGCTACTTCGCGCTGCCGATGGCCCGGGCCGACGCGCGCGTGACGGCGATCGAGCGAAACCCCGTCGCGTTCCGATACCTGCTCGAGAACGCGGTGCTGAACGGCGTCGAGGACCGGATCGACGCCTACCGGGCGGACTGTCGAGACGTGGAGATCGACGAGGTCGACCGGGTGGTGATGGGCTACTACGACGCCTCGGAGCCCCGAGACAGCGGGGAGACGGGCACGTCCTACGAGTACCTCCCGAGCGCGCTCGGGGCACTTCGCGACGGTGGCGTCCTCCACATGCACGAGACGACCCCGGAATCCGAGATCCCGGAACGACCCGTCTCGCGGCTCCGGGAAGCCGCGGCGAACGCCGGCAGAACGGTCGATGTCCTCGATACGCGGCGTGTGAAGAGTTACAGCGCGGGCGTCGCCCACGTCGTCCTCGATGCACGGGTCGGCCGTAGCGATTAATTACAGCGAGCGACTGGGGAGAGTATGGACAGACAACAGGCCATCGCGCTCGTTCTCGTGATCCTGATGGTGGGCTCGATGATCGGCAGTCTCGCCCTGATCTAACCGTCGCCCCAAACGTCGTTCAGCGGGTGGTTCGTCCCTCGATCCGACCCCGACGTGCCCGACCCGCCGGTCCGTGAGGGGACCGACCGGGATGACTGGCCGGACCGTGATCCGGTCCGCCGGCCCGGGGTGGTCCCGTTGGTCCCCACACTCGACTCGAAGGGGGGCAGCTCCGGCGACCCCATCCGATCGACCTGCTCGGCGAACCACGGCGGCATGTCGCTTCGTGCGCGCTCAAAGAGGTCGAGCAGGCTCGAATCCGCGAGATAGGTCGCCCCGTAGTCGTCGGGCGAGCGCACGACCCGCCCACAGGCCTGGATCACCGTTCTGAGCGCCGCGCGGTGGTACCACGCCCACCGACCGCGTTCGAGGCGGTGGGCGACCCGCGAGTCGCGCGTGTTCAGATACGGCGCCTTACAGATCACCTGCCAGCGGGCCAGATCGTCCGCCAGGTCGAGCGCTTCTTCCATCTTCACCGAGAGAAAGACGTCGGCTCGGTCGCTCTCCTTCCACGCTTCGAGGGCCGCATTGCGGTCCTCCCGGTCGTGGGTTCGCATCCGGTCGCCGACGCCGAAGTCCGAGAGGAGCGAGGCGAGTCGATCCTGGATCGCATAGGAGTGGGCGTGGACGATCCCCTTCTCGTCGCTGTGGCGGGCCATGATCCGCACGAGCACGCGTGCGACCTTCGGGATCGTTCCCTCGCGTTCGTCGTAGGTCATCTTCCCCTGGGTGACGTCGTACAGCGGGCGGTTTTCCACGGGAAACGTGTGGCCGACGTCGACCAGCGCGACCCGATCGGGGTCGAGGCCGACGCCCCGGCAGAACGCCTCCTTGTTCAGG
Coding sequences within it:
- a CDS encoding 60S ribosomal export protein NMD3, whose amino-acid sequence is MSRSAFCPRCGDPVEGGERPDLPGAPAAGETGLCDVCYFEDFELVSAPEKMTIRVCARCGAVHRGNRWVDVGAEDYTDVAIDAVTESLGVHLDAEEVAWQVEPEQVDQNTIRMHCLFTGVVREEILEEQVVVPVSISRETCTRCGRIAGSYYASVVQLRARDRTPTSEEREAAKEISHAVVEEMEETGDRDAFVTEITDTDDGVDVKVSTTNIGKKISQRLVNRFGGSFSDSETLVTEDEDGNEVYRVTYAVRLPPFTSGDVIDPEDGNGPVVVRSARGTVKGRRLATGGRYESSFEEGDSPDARRLGRVEDAQQTTLVAVEDERAVQVLDPETYESKTIPRPNFLDAESGTIPVLKSRAGLHAVPEDGSE
- a CDS encoding class I SAM-dependent methyltransferase, translated to MSDDDPLAAIVPKPDGERTIDALREEGVYDDSRKVREAGGDALALPVTAPPTETAVREVIRQPNPEPRTHGLEEMLSERGWDDGELERVPSSWAVIGTVILARFEEDCPREGEVGEALLELHGSADTVLAREGIDGTHREPSVRIVAGAGDTETVHTEHGTRYALDLARVMFSPGNKRERARMGEVVEEGERVLDMFAGIGYFALPMARADARVTAIERNPVAFRYLLENAVLNGVEDRIDAYRADCRDVEIDEVDRVVMGYYDASEPRDSGETGTSYEYLPSALGALRDGGVLHMHETTPESEIPERPVSRLREAAANAGRTVDVLDTRRVKSYSAGVAHVVLDARVGRSD